Proteins encoded by one window of Maliibacterium massiliense:
- a CDS encoding cysteine-rich VLP domain-containing protein, whose amino-acid sequence MSDKLPRMDYRQHRRARRLVHECCNYDGGNCLLLDDGEPCVCVQSISLSLMCRWFRVAVLPLDGELAAALLYRGSRKRCAVCGAAFVPKSNRGKYCPDCAGRMKKIKAAERKRKQRQRCHALEPFKPA is encoded by the coding sequence ATGAGCGATAAGCTGCCCCGCATGGACTACCGCCAGCACCGGCGGGCGCGGCGGCTGGTACATGAGTGCTGTAACTATGACGGGGGGAACTGCCTGCTGTTAGACGACGGGGAGCCTTGCGTGTGCGTCCAGAGCATTTCCCTTTCCCTCATGTGCCGCTGGTTCCGTGTGGCTGTCCTGCCCCTTGACGGGGAGCTGGCCGCAGCCCTCTTGTACCGGGGGAGCCGGAAACGGTGTGCGGTCTGCGGCGCGGCATTTGTCCCCAAATCCAACCGGGGAAAATACTGCCCCGACTGCGCCGGACGCATGAAGAAAATCAAAGCCGCCGAGAGAAAGCGGAAACAAAGGCAGAGATGTCACGCTTTAGAGCCTTTCAAACCCGCATAA
- a CDS encoding recombinase family protein, which translates to MLRQATQNLITALYPRLSHEDELQGESNSISNQKRILETYAKQNGFTNLRWYTDDGFSGANFQRPGFQAMLADIEAGKVGTVIVKDMSRLGRNYLQVGFYTEMLFPQKGVRFIAVNDNVDSANGGMDNDFTPLRNLFNEWLVRDTSKKIKAVKRAKGMSGKPVTSKPVYGYLMDEDENYIVDEETAPVVQQIYQLCLAGNGPTKIARMLTEQQIPTPGTLEYRRTGSTRRYHPGYECKWATNTVVHILENREYTGCLVNFKTEKPSYKVKHSVENPVEKQAVFENHHEPIIDRETWERVQELRKQRKRPNRYDEVGLFSGMLFCADCGHVMYQQRYQNKNRKQDCYICGSYKKRTRDCTAHFIRTDLLTAGVLSNLRQVTEYAAKHESRFVKLLIQQNEIGGKRKTAAATKQLEQAQERIAEVSRIIKRLYEDNVNGKISDERFMELSADYEQEQRELKDRAAALQAELDKSQAATVNAEKFMGIVRKHLAFEELTPTLLREMIEKIVVHECSYDENGTRRQDIEIYYSFVGKIDLPEA; encoded by the coding sequence ATGTTAAGACAAGCCACCCAAAACCTCATTACCGCCCTTTATCCGAGATTGTCCCATGAGGACGAATTGCAAGGCGAGAGTAATTCCATATCGAACCAGAAAAGGATTTTGGAAACCTACGCCAAGCAGAACGGCTTTACCAATCTGCGCTGGTACACCGACGACGGCTTTTCCGGCGCAAACTTCCAGCGTCCCGGTTTTCAAGCCATGCTTGCAGACATTGAGGCCGGGAAAGTCGGAACCGTCATAGTCAAGGACATGAGCCGGTTAGGGCGAAACTACTTGCAGGTAGGGTTTTACACGGAAATGCTGTTCCCTCAAAAGGGAGTGCGGTTTATCGCTGTCAACGACAATGTGGACAGCGCAAACGGCGGCATGGACAACGATTTTACCCCTCTGCGAAATCTGTTCAACGAATGGCTGGTGAGAGATACGAGCAAGAAAATCAAAGCAGTAAAACGAGCAAAAGGCATGAGCGGCAAGCCTGTTACCAGCAAGCCGGTCTATGGCTACCTCATGGACGAGGACGAGAACTATATCGTTGACGAGGAAACCGCGCCGGTTGTCCAGCAGATATACCAGCTTTGCCTTGCCGGGAATGGCCCGACCAAGATTGCCCGTATGCTTACGGAGCAGCAAATCCCCACGCCGGGGACGCTGGAATACCGCAGGACGGGCAGCACACGCCGCTACCACCCCGGCTATGAGTGCAAATGGGCGACGAACACCGTCGTTCATATCCTCGAAAACCGGGAGTACACCGGCTGTCTGGTAAACTTCAAGACGGAGAAGCCCTCTTACAAGGTCAAGCACAGTGTAGAGAACCCCGTGGAGAAGCAGGCTGTTTTTGAGAACCACCATGAGCCTATCATAGACCGGGAAACATGGGAGCGCGTGCAGGAGTTACGCAAGCAGCGCAAACGCCCGAACCGCTATGATGAAGTGGGACTGTTCTCCGGTATGCTGTTCTGCGCCGACTGCGGCCATGTGATGTACCAGCAGCGGTATCAGAACAAGAACCGCAAGCAGGACTGTTACATCTGCGGCAGCTACAAGAAGCGAACCCGCGACTGTACGGCGCACTTTATCCGCACCGACCTGTTGACCGCCGGTGTCCTCTCCAATCTCCGGCAAGTGACCGAGTATGCCGCCAAGCATGAGAGCCGCTTTGTGAAGCTGCTTATCCAGCAGAACGAGATCGGCGGCAAGAGAAAGACCGCCGCAGCCACCAAGCAGCTTGAACAGGCACAGGAGCGCATTGCCGAAGTGAGCCGCATTATCAAGCGGCTGTATGAGGACAATGTGAACGGCAAAATCAGCGACGAGCGTTTCATGGAACTGTCGGCAGACTATGAGCAGGAACAGCGGGAACTGAAAGACCGCGCCGCCGCTTTGCAGGCCGAACTGGACAAGTCGCAGGCCGCCACCGTCAACGCGGAAAAGTTTATGGGTATCGTCCGAAAGCACCTTGCCTTTGAGGAACTTACCCCCACCCTCTTGCGGGAGATGATTGAGAAAATCGTCGTGCATGAGTGCAGTTATGACGAGAACGGCACCCGCAGGCAGGACATTGAGATTTATTACAGCTTTGTCGGCAAGATTGACTTGCCCGAAGCCTAA
- a CDS encoding phosphatase PAP2 family protein, translating into MKEEKKKIQNNFIVAAGLLALFILYTVAIMFVDVQPIGPQGSSVGFAEVNQYFHTLFGVNMLLYSITDWLSIAVLFIMFGFAMVGLVQLIKRKSLFRVDSSILVLGGFYVLVFLAYLFFEFFVVNYRPVLIEGVLEASYPSSTTMLMMCIMPTAIMQFHHLISSKRLRNIVNAFCGIYASFMVIGRVLSGVHWFTDIVGGILLSATLVMLYYSTNQLVNSKASRSSQRSR; encoded by the coding sequence ATGAAAGAAGAAAAGAAAAAAATCCAAAACAATTTTATTGTAGCTGCCGGACTGTTGGCTTTGTTCATTCTCTACACAGTGGCAATTATGTTTGTTGATGTGCAGCCAATCGGCCCACAGGGTTCATCTGTCGGGTTTGCGGAAGTCAATCAATATTTTCATACGCTGTTTGGTGTGAATATGCTGCTATATAGTATAACAGACTGGTTGAGTATTGCTGTACTGTTTATCATGTTCGGATTTGCAATGGTAGGTCTTGTGCAACTTATTAAAAGGAAAAGTCTGTTTCGTGTAGATAGCAGTATTTTGGTATTAGGCGGTTTTTATGTGCTTGTATTTTTGGCATATCTCTTTTTTGAGTTTTTTGTTGTAAATTACAGACCTGTTTTGATTGAGGGTGTTTTGGAAGCCTCTTATCCGTCCTCTACAACAATGCTTATGATGTGCATTATGCCTACGGCTATTATGCAATTTCACCATTTGATTTCAAGCAAAAGATTAAGGAATATAGTAAATGCTTTTTGTGGTATCTATGCAAGTTTTATGGTCATTGGGCGGGTTTTATCTGGTGTGCATTGGTTTACTGATATTGTGGGTGGAATATTGCTTAGTGCAACACTTGTTATGTTGTACTATTCCACAAATCAGTTAGTAAATAGCAAAGCCAGCCGGAGCAGTCAACGGTCAAGATGA
- a CDS encoding phage holin family protein yields MAFLARVAGCALSLCAAGLLFPGISSLGGVLWGTLMLTLLYTLLRPAMQAIIAPLNLVVLGLLTPITDALFVWWTSAWVGGLALSYGQSIVVALLISLCFVPYSCWKQRLLRPAGGYVQKA; encoded by the coding sequence ATGGCTTTTCTTGCAAGGGTGGCCGGCTGCGCGCTGTCGCTGTGCGCTGCGGGCCTGCTTTTCCCGGGTATAAGCAGTTTGGGCGGCGTGCTGTGGGGCACGCTGATGCTGACGCTGCTCTATACCCTGCTGCGCCCGGCGATGCAGGCAATCATCGCCCCGCTCAACCTGGTGGTGCTGGGGCTGCTCACCCCCATCACCGACGCACTTTTCGTGTGGTGGACATCCGCCTGGGTGGGAGGGCTTGCCCTGAGCTACGGGCAGTCCATCGTAGTTGCGTTGCTCATCAGCCTGTGCTTTGTGCCCTACAGCTGCTGGAAACAGCGGCTGCTGCGCCCCGCAGGGGGATACGTGCAAAAGGCGTAA
- a CDS encoding sigma-70 family RNA polymerase sigma factor, producing MTEKEYKEHIQYTHNAYCRIVIRHASIDAARMLFAKWKREISLEYLTEEKFVPLSTTDEYFQVPDYGETYPLSVRGQTILLDSCSLAVALAELPEQTQEEIFLYYFQHLTQKEIGEQSGWTRSTIGRHIQLALKRLKEEMEVLSHE from the coding sequence ATGACCGAGAAAGAATACAAAGAACATATCCAGTACACCCATAACGCCTATTGCCGGATAGTCATTCGCCATGCTTCCATAGACGCTGCCCGTATGCTGTTTGCCAAGTGGAAACGAGAAATCTCCCTTGAATACTTGACCGAAGAAAAGTTTGTTCCACTAAGCACCACAGACGAGTATTTTCAAGTGCCAGACTATGGCGAAACTTATCCACTCTCCGTCCGGGGGCAGACGATACTTTTAGATAGCTGCTCCCTTGCGGTTGCTCTTGCCGAGCTGCCGGAACAAACGCAGGAGGAAATCTTTTTGTATTACTTCCAGCACTTGACGCAGAAAGAAATCGGGGAACAAAGCGGCTGGACACGTAGCACAATCGGGCGGCATATTCAGCTTGCCTTGAAGCGGCTGAAAGAGGAAATGGAGGTGTTGTCCCATGAGTAA
- the mobC gene encoding plasmid mobilization relaxosome protein MobC, which yields MPKRYNTPHRSRVVKTRLSEDEYADFTERLAPYGISQSEFLRQAIRRTTIRPVIHVSAVNDELLSAVGKLAAEYGRIGGNLNQIARYLNEYGAPYNALSGEVRAAIADLAALKYEVLKKVGDAVGNTQAYQL from the coding sequence ATGCCGAAGCGATACAACACACCCCACCGCAGCCGCGTTGTGAAAACCCGGCTGTCCGAAGATGAATACGCCGACTTCACAGAGCGGCTTGCGCCCTATGGTATCAGCCAGTCGGAATTTCTCCGGCAGGCGATACGGCGCACCACCATACGCCCCGTTATCCATGTGTCGGCGGTCAATGATGAACTGCTCTCCGCTGTCGGGAAGCTGGCCGCCGAGTACGGCAGGATCGGCGGCAACCTCAATCAGATTGCCCGGTATCTGAACGAGTACGGCGCACCCTACAATGCGCTGTCCGGCGAGGTACGCGCCGCCATAGCCGACCTTGCCGCCCTCAAGTATGAAGTCCTCAAGAAAGTAGGTGACGCGGTTGGCAACACTCAAGCATATCAACTCTAA
- a CDS encoding recombinase family protein, with protein sequence MQMNTYGYVRVSTRDQNEDRQLLAMAQFPVAPQHIYMDKLSGKDFNRPAYRRLLRRLKKGDVLVVKSIDRLGRNYDEILAQWRVITKDKCADVVVLDMPLLDTRQGRDLTGTLIADIVLQLLSYVAQTERENIRLRQAEGIAAAKLKGVRFGRPSLPVPQEFYPLYAQWQAGQISGCEAARRLHVAHNTFFKWARSATAGPSGAQRTPARATKGPHSVT encoded by the coding sequence ATGCAAATGAATACGTATGGGTATGTGCGCGTATCCACAAGGGACCAGAACGAAGATCGACAGCTGCTGGCCATGGCCCAGTTCCCGGTAGCGCCGCAGCATATCTATATGGACAAGCTCAGCGGCAAAGATTTCAACCGCCCCGCCTACCGCAGGCTGCTGCGGCGGCTAAAAAAGGGGGACGTGCTGGTGGTTAAGTCCATTGACCGGCTGGGGCGCAACTATGACGAAATCCTGGCCCAGTGGCGCGTCATCACCAAGGACAAGTGCGCCGACGTGGTGGTGCTGGATATGCCGCTGCTCGACACCCGCCAAGGGCGGGACTTAACGGGCACGCTGATTGCCGATATCGTGCTGCAGCTGCTCTCCTACGTGGCCCAGACGGAGCGCGAGAACATCCGCCTGCGCCAGGCCGAGGGCATTGCGGCAGCCAAGCTCAAGGGGGTGCGCTTCGGGCGGCCCAGCCTGCCCGTGCCGCAGGAGTTTTACCCGCTCTACGCGCAGTGGCAGGCGGGCCAGATCAGCGGCTGTGAGGCGGCGCGCCGGCTGCACGTGGCCCACAATACCTTTTTTAAATGGGCGCGCAGCGCCACAGCCGGTCCCTCGGGCGCGCAGCGCACGCCAGCGCGCGCCACGAAGGGGCCGCACAGCGTGACGTAA
- a CDS encoding transketolase: MADKNTVKRLEEQALRIRKDLIDLCFEQRIHIGGDLSAADVMVSIWQYAMHYDPKQPKWEDRDRFVLSKGHAAAVTSLNQVLLGCYTRDEVFGEYATDNGRFGMHSCNLINPHVEVSTGSLGHGLPVAGGIAQALRLKKCNSRVFVVMGDGEQHEGSIWEAAMSAPQLKLGNLVAFIDRNGLSLDGHTEELLRLEPLAEKWRAFGWNVVELDGNDMAQLVDAIDALPAPDSDVPTLIIAKTTKGHGVSYMQDVVGWHNGTVSQEDHDRAIAELDKAFADKWGDA; encoded by the coding sequence TTGGCAGACAAAAACACTGTAAAACGGCTGGAAGAGCAGGCGCTGCGCATTCGCAAAGATCTGATCGATCTGTGCTTTGAGCAGCGGATCCATATCGGCGGCGATCTTTCGGCCGCGGACGTAATGGTGTCCATCTGGCAGTATGCCATGCATTACGATCCCAAACAGCCCAAATGGGAGGACCGTGACCGCTTCGTGCTCAGCAAAGGGCACGCCGCGGCGGTGACCTCGCTCAACCAGGTGCTGCTGGGGTGCTACACGCGCGACGAGGTCTTTGGCGAATACGCCACGGACAACGGTCGCTTCGGCATGCACTCCTGCAACCTGATCAACCCGCACGTGGAGGTTTCCACCGGCTCGCTGGGCCACGGCCTGCCCGTTGCAGGCGGCATTGCGCAGGCGCTGCGCCTGAAAAAGTGCAACAGCCGCGTCTTTGTTGTAATGGGCGACGGTGAGCAGCATGAAGGCAGCATCTGGGAGGCGGCGATGTCCGCCCCGCAGCTGAAGCTGGGCAACCTGGTGGCCTTCATTGACCGCAACGGCCTCTCGCTCGACGGCCATACCGAGGAATTGCTGCGTCTGGAGCCGCTGGCGGAAAAATGGCGCGCCTTTGGCTGGAACGTGGTGGAGCTCGACGGCAACGACATGGCGCAGCTGGTGGACGCGATCGACGCGCTGCCCGCGCCGGACTCGGACGTGCCCACGCTGATCATCGCCAAAACGACCAAGGGCCACGGCGTCTCCTACATGCAAGACGTCGTGGGCTGGCATAACGGCACCGTCAGCCAGGAGGATCACGACCGCGCGATTGCAGAACTGGACAAAGCATTTGCAGATAAGTGGGGTGACGCGTAA
- a CDS encoding phage replisome organizer N-terminal domain-containing protein, which produces MSDNRKYYYLKLKENYFDEDAIVLLESMQDGILYSNILLKLYLKSLKNGGKLQLDENIPYTAQMIATITRQQVGTVERALQIFMKLGLVEPLPSGALYMSNIELLIGQSSTEGERKRRARLALQEQKALPKAGADKCPPYQADICPPEIEIEKEIEIEKERERELDKGQPARAAYGRYENVFLSQSELDGLKADLPDKWNYYIDRLSCHIASSGKRYRSHAATIYKWAQEDAAKKAPKKGIPDYSCKEGESL; this is translated from the coding sequence ATGTCAGACAACCGAAAATACTACTACCTCAAGCTGAAAGAGAATTACTTTGACGAGGACGCTATCGTGCTGCTGGAGAGTATGCAGGACGGTATCCTCTATTCCAACATTCTCTTGAAACTGTACCTGAAATCGCTGAAAAACGGCGGGAAGTTGCAGCTTGATGAAAATATCCCCTACACCGCGCAGATGATTGCCACCATTACCCGCCAGCAAGTCGGCACCGTAGAACGAGCCTTGCAGATTTTTATGAAGCTGGGGCTTGTGGAGCCGCTGCCAAGCGGCGCGCTGTATATGAGCAACATCGAACTGCTGATCGGCCAATCCTCTACCGAGGGGGAGCGGAAACGGCGGGCAAGGCTGGCTTTGCAGGAGCAAAAAGCCTTGCCAAAGGCCGGGGCGGACAAATGTCCACCATATCAAGCGGACATTTGTCCACCAGAGATAGAGATAGAGAAAGAGATAGAGATAGAAAAAGAGAGAGAGCGAGAGTTAGATAAGGGACAGCCCGCCCGCGCCGCCTATGGCCGGTATGAAAATGTCTTTCTTTCGCAATCGGAACTGGACGGGCTGAAAGCAGACCTGCCCGACAAATGGAACTACTACATTGACCGGCTATCCTGCCATATCGCGTCCAGCGGCAAGCGATACCGCAGCCATGCCGCCACAATCTACAAATGGGCGCAGGAGGACGCAGCCAAGAAAGCCCCGAAAAAGGGCATACCAGACTACTCATGCAAGGAGGGCGAGAGTTTATGA
- a CDS encoding helix-turn-helix domain-containing protein: MSNRLLPYDTIIKAHEGDPIAIQAVLDRYAGYIRYFSKMNGYYNSDMEDYIRTKLIESLFKFRFDR, translated from the coding sequence ATGAGTAACCGACTTCTCCCCTATGACACTATCATAAAGGCACATGAGGGCGACCCCATAGCAATACAAGCTGTCCTTGACCGATACGCCGGATATATCCGCTACTTCTCCAAGATGAACGGCTATTATAACTCTGATATGGAGGACTACATCAGAACAAAGCTGATTGAAAGCCTGTTCAAGTTCCGGTTTGACCGATAA
- a CDS encoding ATP-binding protein → MKNEINAVLENMTTTAPEPEDYTGEDGLLYCGKCRKPKEAYFAPDKAAIFGRDRHPAECDCQRAAREEREAAEKRRRYLDAVEELKRRGFTDPTMRDWTFENDNGRNPQAGIARRYVEHWEDMRADNIGCLFWGGVGTGKSYLAGCIANALMEKEIPVHMTNFALILNDLAASFENRNEYISRLCRYPLLIIDDFGMERGTEYGLEQVFNVIDSRYRSGKPLIVTTNLTLDELRNPEDTAHSRIYDRLLSMCVPVRFTGDNFRQETAQRKMESMKKLITD, encoded by the coding sequence ATGAAGAACGAAATCAACGCTGTTTTGGAGAATATGACGACCACCGCCCCGGAGCCGGAGGACTACACCGGCGAGGACGGTTTACTGTACTGCGGCAAGTGCCGCAAGCCGAAAGAAGCCTATTTTGCGCCGGATAAGGCCGCTATCTTCGGGCGCGACCGCCACCCGGCAGAGTGCGACTGCCAGAGAGCCGCCCGCGAGGAACGGGAGGCCGCCGAGAAGCGGCGCAGGTACCTTGACGCCGTGGAAGAACTGAAACGCCGGGGCTTTACCGACCCCACCATGCGGGACTGGACTTTTGAGAACGACAACGGCAGGAACCCGCAGGCCGGGATTGCCCGCCGGTATGTGGAGCATTGGGAGGATATGCGAGCCGACAATATCGGCTGCCTGTTCTGGGGCGGCGTAGGAACCGGGAAAAGCTACCTTGCGGGCTGTATCGCAAACGCCCTCATGGAGAAAGAAATCCCCGTCCACATGACGAATTTTGCCCTTATCCTCAACGACCTTGCCGCCAGCTTTGAGAACCGCAACGAGTACATTTCCCGCCTTTGCCGCTATCCGCTGCTTATCATTGACGACTTCGGCATGGAGCGCGGGACGGAATACGGGCTGGAACAGGTTTTCAATGTGATTGACAGCCGCTACCGCAGCGGCAAGCCGCTGATCGTCACGACCAACCTCACGCTGGACGAACTGCGGAACCCGGAGGACACCGCCCATTCCCGGATTTATGACCGGCTGCTTTCCATGTGCGTCCCGGTACGCTTTACCGGCGACAACTTCCGGCAGGAAACCGCGCAGCGGAAAATGGAGAGCATGAAGAAACTGATTACCGACTGA
- a CDS encoding transketolase C-terminal domain-containing protein, protein MADMTFNITNRDMTADAGVMKLAELGAVHEKIVTVDADLQNITLSNIFAKRFPDRAFDLGIAEQNMVSFAAGLAHEGFMPYTFTMAPFMSMRACEQVRTDCCYGQLPVRFIATGAGYSNGISGATHSALEDVAIFTSMAGMSVIEPADDVQLCKMLEASVLWEGPLYIRLGTRLTESLYEGDYDYKIGKAMIAHPGDDGAFIVSGVVAHYALEAAKRLKADLGANIRVVDMHTLKPLDKEAIVSAAKTGKVIAAQDHNIAGGLGSLAGTAIAEAGIACKYQVLGCPDHFVPLATTPFLYHINHYDADGLYEAMKAML, encoded by the coding sequence ATGGCAGATATGACCTTTAACATTACCAACCGTGATATGACCGCGGATGCGGGCGTCATGAAATTGGCGGAGCTGGGCGCAGTGCACGAGAAGATCGTCACTGTGGACGCAGACCTGCAGAACATTACCCTTTCCAACATCTTCGCAAAGCGGTTCCCCGATCGCGCCTTTGATCTGGGCATCGCCGAGCAGAACATGGTCAGCTTTGCGGCGGGCCTGGCGCACGAGGGCTTTATGCCCTACACGTTCACCATGGCGCCGTTTATGTCCATGCGCGCCTGCGAACAGGTGCGCACCGACTGCTGCTACGGCCAGCTGCCCGTGCGCTTTATCGCCACCGGCGCGGGCTATTCCAACGGCATCTCGGGCGCGACGCACAGCGCGCTGGAGGATGTGGCCATCTTTACCAGCATGGCGGGCATGAGCGTCATCGAGCCGGCGGACGACGTCCAGCTCTGCAAGATGCTCGAGGCCAGCGTGCTTTGGGAAGGGCCGCTCTACATCCGCCTGGGCACCCGCCTGACTGAGTCCCTCTATGAAGGCGATTACGATTATAAGATCGGTAAGGCGATGATCGCACACCCCGGCGACGACGGCGCGTTTATCGTATCGGGCGTTGTGGCGCACTACGCGCTGGAGGCGGCCAAGCGCCTCAAAGCCGATTTGGGCGCGAACATCCGCGTGGTCGATATGCATACCTTAAAGCCGCTGGATAAGGAAGCGATTGTAAGCGCGGCAAAGACGGGCAAAGTCATCGCTGCGCAGGATCACAACATCGCAGGCGGCCTGGGTTCCCTTGCCGGCACCGCCATCGCCGAGGCGGGCATCGCCTGCAAGTACCAGGTGCTGGGCTGCCCGGATCACTTCGTGCCGCTTGCCACCACGCCGTTCCTGTACCACATCAACCATTACGATGCCGACGGCCTCTACGAGGCCATGAAGGCTATGCTGTAA
- a CDS encoding relaxase/mobilization nuclease domain-containing protein — MATLKHINSKNADYGAAEQYLLFEHDEFTMKPVLDETGRLIPREDYRLSTLNCGGEDFAVACMRANLRYGKNQRREDVKSHHYIISFDPRDGPDNGLTVDRAQALGEKFCAEHFPGHQALVCTHPDGHNHSGNIHVHIVINSLRIEEVPFLPYMDRPADTKAGCKHRCTDAALRYFKSEVMEMCHREGLYQIDLLNGSKNRVTDREYWAQKKGQAALDKQNAPMIAGGITPRQTKFETNKEKLRQTIRAALSAATSFEDFSSLLLREGVTVKESRGRLSYLTPDRTKPITARKLGDDFDRAAVFAVLEQNAARATEKAAAISEYPRHGKTGIQPTKAPQTAPKQDGVQRLVDIEQKKAEGKGRGYERWATMHNLKQMAATLNVYQEYGFTSPEQLEAAVDTAYQEMRQTSGELKALETKLQGKKELQQQVLAYAKTKPARDGLKAQKSEKARAAYRQANESDFIIAEAAARYFKAHGITKLPARKALQAEIEQLISEKDGLYNTYHEQKQRFKELQTVKRNIDQILRREEPHRRKEQIHER; from the coding sequence TTGGCAACACTCAAGCATATCAACTCTAAAAATGCCGACTACGGAGCCGCCGAGCAATACCTGCTTTTTGAGCATGACGAGTTCACCATGAAGCCCGTCCTTGATGAAACCGGCAGGCTTATCCCCCGCGAGGACTACCGGCTGTCCACGCTGAACTGCGGCGGGGAGGATTTTGCCGTTGCGTGTATGCGGGCAAATCTCCGCTACGGGAAGAACCAGCGGCGGGAAGATGTGAAAAGCCACCACTATATCATCAGCTTTGACCCACGGGACGGCCCGGACAATGGCTTGACCGTAGACCGGGCGCAGGCATTGGGCGAGAAGTTTTGCGCCGAGCATTTCCCCGGCCACCAAGCCCTTGTATGCACCCACCCGGACGGGCATAACCACAGCGGCAACATTCATGTGCATATCGTCATTAACAGCCTGCGGATTGAGGAAGTGCCGTTCCTGCCCTATATGGACAGGCCAGCCGACACAAAAGCCGGTTGCAAGCACCGCTGTACCGACGCTGCCTTGCGCTACTTCAAGTCCGAAGTCATGGAGATGTGCCACCGGGAGGGGCTTTACCAAATCGACCTCTTGAACGGCAGCAAGAACCGCGTGACCGACCGGGAGTATTGGGCGCAGAAAAAGGGACAGGCCGCGCTGGACAAGCAGAACGCCCCCATGATTGCAGGCGGTATCACACCCCGGCAGACCAAGTTTGAAACGAACAAAGAGAAGCTGCGGCAGACCATACGCGCTGCGCTGTCTGCGGCGACCTCATTCGAGGACTTTTCTTCTCTGCTGCTGCGGGAGGGCGTGACCGTCAAGGAGAGCCGGGGGCGGCTGTCCTATCTCACGCCGGACAGGACGAAACCCATTACCGCCCGGAAGCTGGGTGACGACTTTGACCGCGCCGCTGTCTTTGCCGTTTTGGAGCAGAACGCCGCCAGAGCCACAGAAAAGGCCGCAGCCATATCCGAATACCCCCGGCATGGGAAAACCGGCATACAGCCCACAAAAGCCCCACAAACCGCCCCGAAACAAGACGGCGTGCAGCGGCTTGTGGACATTGAGCAGAAGAAAGCCGAGGGCAAAGGCCGGGGCTATGAACGCTGGGCGACCATGCACAACCTCAAACAAATGGCCGCGACGCTGAATGTGTATCAGGAATACGGCTTTACTTCCCCGGAGCAGTTAGAAGCCGCCGTTGATACCGCCTATCAGGAAATGCGCCAGACCAGCGGCGAACTGAAAGCACTGGAAACGAAGCTACAAGGGAAAAAGGAGTTGCAGCAACAGGTACTTGCCTATGCCAAGACCAAGCCTGCCCGTGACGGGCTGAAAGCGCAGAAATCCGAAAAAGCCCGCGCCGCCTACCGGCAGGCAAATGAGAGCGATTTTATCATAGCCGAAGCCGCCGCCCGGTATTTCAAGGCGCATGGCATTACCAAGCTGCCCGCCCGGAAAGCGTTGCAGGCCGAGATCGAGCAGCTTATCTCCGAGAAAGACGGCCTGTATAACACCTATCACGAACAGAAACAGCGGTTCAAGGAGTTGCAGACCGTCAAGCGGAACATCGACCAGATTTTGCGCCGGGAGGAACCCCACCGCAGAAAGGAGCAGATCCATGAGCGATAA
- a CDS encoding transposon-encoded TnpW family protein, with translation MADNKQHDTRTARRPDCVTEIRMGNSVLVVSGYFKKDTTTTAADKMARVLEAEAAATQKPAI, from the coding sequence ATGGCAGATAACAAGCAGCACGACACCCGCACCGCCCGCCGCCCCGACTGCGTGACGGAAATCCGCATGGGCAATTCCGTCCTTGTCGTGTCCGGCTATTTCAAGAAAGACACTACCACCACCGCCGCCGACAAAATGGCGCGGGTACTGGAAGCGGAAGCCGCTGCTACACAAAAACCGGCAATTTGA